In the Alistipes provencensis genome, CCCCCAGCCCGACCTGCTGTTCATGGACATCCATCTGGCCGACGGCGATTCGTTCCGCATCTTCGACGCCGTGGAGATCACCGCCCCGGTCGTCTTCACCACGGCCTACGACCAATATGCTCTCGAGGCTTTCAAGGTCAACAGCATCGACTATCTCCTCAAACCGCTCAACACCGACGATGTCCGCCGCGCCCTCGCCAAACTGCGCCGCCTGACCTCCACCGAGCGCAGTGATTACGGTTCGCGTGTCCGCACGATGGCCGTCCGCCGCCGCGAGGATGTCTTTCTGGTCCATGTGCGCGACCGGATCATCCCCTTGCAGCGCGAGCAGATCGCCTTTTGCTACACGTTCAACGAGAAGGTCACGGCCTACGGCTACGATGGCACGGCCTACCCGCTGGACAAGACCCTCGAAGCGTTGCAGGCCCTGCTGCCCGAGGCTGAGTTTTTCCGCGCCAACCGTCAGTTCATCGTCGCACGCCGCGCCGTGAAGGAGATCGCCGTGTGGTTCGGAAGCCGCCTCACGCTGCACCTTACGGTCGAAACGCCCGAGCGGATCATCATTTCCAAGGCCCGGGCCCCCGAATTCAAGGAGTGGCTGAGGTCGGTTCACCCTGTCGAATAGGCGGTTGACCCCGCTGTTCCGCCGTTTTACCCGGAGTCCTGCTCCGGGTTTCCCGTTTTGGCTTTACCTTTGTACCAGACCCCGGAAAAGGGATTCCGGAAACGGTCATTTAATGATGCACAACCTAATAATTATGAAAGTTATGAAAAAGAAGATTTTTGCGGCCGCCATGGCCCTCTGCCTGATGGCAGGAACGAGTGCTTTCGCACAACAGCAGAATAAGCCCGAGGCCCCGAAGGAGCGCCCGACGGCCGAGCAGATGGCTCAGCGCAAGACCGACAGGATGACCGAGCAACTGAAGCTCAACGAGGCGCAGGCCAAGCAGGTCTATGCCATCAACCTCGCGCAGGTCAGGGAGATGATCGCCCAGCGCGAGAAGATGGAGGCCGCCCGCAAGGCCGAGGCCGAAAAGATGAAGTCGATCCTGACGACCGAGCAGTTCATGCAGTGGTCGCAGATGCAGAAATCGCAAATGCGCATGCAGGGCCAGCGCGGTCACGGTCCGCAGATGCACAAGGGCGGCAAAAAGAACGCCGAATGCAAGGGTAACTGCGACAAGCCGCGTCCCGAAAAGGACAGAAAGGGAAAGGAGTGAGGTTAGGATTCTCAGGTTTGTAGCAGTCGGGGGTGCCGGTCCGGTCGACTGGCACCCTTTTTTTGTCGATTCGCCCCGCGGCAGGCCCGATTTCGCCGTAAAAAAGTTATCTTCGCTCCGCAATTTGCAACACAGCAACACATACAGGCAAACATGAAAAAAATACTACTGACTACCCTGCTGACGCTCTTTGCGGCGGCGGCTTTCGCCCAGCGAGGCAGCGTGACGGCCACGGTCGTCAATGCCGATACCGGGGAGAGCGTCGCCGGAGCCGTACTGATCGTGGCGCCCGTCAAAACCCCGGAGAAGCAACAGGGCTTCACCTCGGCTTTCAAGGGCGCGGTTTCCATTCCGTCGCTCGCCTACGGCGAATACAAACTTACGGTGTCGTTCATCGGTTACAACAACCTCGACACGACGTTCCGGGTCTCCGCCCCGAAACTCAGCCTCGGCCAACTGAAACTCAAGCCGGGCGTGCAGATCGAGACCGTCGTCAAGGAGGCCAAGGCGTTGCGCACGTCACAGAAGGGCGACACGGTGAGCTATAACGCCGGAGCCTTCAAGGTCGTCGCCGACGCCGATGTCGAAGGGCTGCTGAAGAAGATGCCCGGCATCACCGTCACCGACGGTACGGTCGAGGCGCAGGGCGAGACGGTCAAGAAGATTTTCGTCGACGGCAAGGAGTTCTTCGGCGAGGACGTCACTACGGCCATCAAGTCGCTGCCGGCCGAGGCCGTCGACCGCGTGGAGGTCTACAACAAGCTCTCCGACGCCGCCGAGTTCTCGGGCATGGACGACGGCGAGGGCTATAAGGCGCTCAACATCGTCACCCGTCCGGGCATGCGTCAGGGTCAGTTCGGCAAGCTCTACGCCGGATTCGGCTACGACGCCGACACCAAGACCGAGGACAAGTTCAAATACCTCGCAGGCGGTAACGCCAACGTCTTCAGCGGCGACAGCCGCATTTCGCTGATCGGTCTGTTCAACAACGTCAACCAGCAGAATTTCTCGTTCGAGGACATTCTGGGTGTTTCGGGCGGCGGAGGCGGCGGACGCCGCGGCGGTGTGGGCCAGTACATGATGCGCCCGCAGAGCGGCGTGGCGACGGTCAACGCCTTCGGCATCAACTACTCCGACTCGTGGGGCAAGCGCGATCAGGTGACGTTCCAAGGCAGCTATTTCTTCAACAACACCAATACCGAGAACCGTTCGACGGTGGAGAAGTGGTACGAGGCCCCGATGCGTCTCGACACGTTGATGACCAACGGCTATTCCGACACGAAGGGCTACAACCACCGGTTCAACGCCCGTCTGGAGTGGAAAATCTCCGAGAACCAGAACCTGATGGTGCGTCCGCGTTTCAGCTACCAGTCCAACGATCCGTGGAGCCGCACGACCGGATGGCAGTACGGCGCCCCCGCGGACGGCGGCAACGGTTACAGCCGCACGGACAATTTCAGCGACGCCCTGCGCCACGGCTACAACGTGGGGACGAGCGCCGTCTACCGGGCCAAACTGGGCAAGAACGGCCGCACGATCACCCTCGACGGGTCGTTCAGCTACTCGGACAACACGAACAATTCCAATTCGTGGTCGAACGTCCTCGGCACCCAGCCGAATCGTCCGGCGATCGACCCGGAGACCGGTGCGTGGGACCCGACGGATTACCTCCAGTTGCGTTACCTGCGCAATCTGGCGCCGTCGTCGTCGTACAGCCTGCGGGGCAGCTTCACCTACACCGAGCCCGTGGCCAAATATGCGCAGGTGAGCTTCCAGTACCGTGCATCGTACAATTCGCAGGAGCGCGACAAGCGTTCCTACATCACGGGCGACGATTTCTCGATCGCGGGACTTGCTCCCGACCGCTCGCTTTCGAACTCCTACGAGAGCGGCTACCTGACGCAGAGCGTGGGCCCCGGCTTCCGCTTCTCGAAGGAGCGCAACACCTTCGTGGCCAATGTCTACTACCAGCGTTCGGCCCTCGACGGACAGATCGTGCGTGACGATGCCGAGAAGATCAAACACGCCTACAACAACGTGACCTATTTCATGATGGGCCAACTGAACATCAACCGCGAGAATTCGCTGCGGCTCTTCGTTTCGTCCTACACCGACAGCCCGTCGATCACCGACCTGCAGAGCGTCTACGACGTCTCCGACGCCCAGAACATCAGCCATGGTAACCCCAACCTGAAACCGACCTACTCGCACCGGGTGAATTTCCACTACACCAACTCCAACGTCGAGAAGGGCCGGACTTTCATGTGGATGTTCTCGATGAACACGACGCTGGATTATACGGCTACGCATCTGTACCAGAACCCCGATCCCATCACCATCGACGGGAAGTCCTATTCGCCCAATTTCTATTCGACGACCACCAATCTCGACGGCTACTGGCAGTTGCGGACCCACCTGAGCTACGGACTGCCGATCGGGTTCCTCAAATCGAACTTCAATGTCATGGCGGGCGTCACCTACACCAAGACCCCCAGCATGCTGGGCGGTAACTCGATCGACCCTGAGACGGGTATGATCTCGGGCGGCGAGCGCAACGACACCAAGAACATGGGTTACGACTTCCGGGCCGTGCTGGGCAGCAACATTTCGGAGAATGTCGACTTCACCCTCTCGTGGAACGGCACCTACAACGAGGCGACCAACTCGCTGAACACCGACAAGTCGAAGAACCGCTATTTCAACCACTCGGCGCAGGGCAACCTGAAAGTGGTCTTCCCGCTGGGCTTCACCTTCACGGCGAGCGCGGCCTACACGCAGTACATCGGCTTCACGAACGATTACTCGGAGGATTACCTCCTGTGCAACGTCTGGCTGGGTAAAAAGGTCTTCAGAAACAAGCGCGGCGAGGTGATGGTCGGGGTCAACGACCTCTTCAACCAGAACCGGGCCTTCTCGCGCTCGACGGGTTCGGGCTATACGCAGAACTCCACCAACAGCGTCATCGGACGCTACTACATGGTGCAGTTCACCTACAACCTGCGCCGTTTCGGCAAGAAGGGTTCGCGCAACCTCAAGGATTACGGCGTGGAGCCGTCCGGCGGCACTCGCCGCATGGGTCCCGGCGGCCCGGGCGGACCTCCCCCGGGAGGCTTCCGCGGAGGCCCCGGAGGATTCTAATGAACAAAAAGACGTCAGGCGAAAACCTGACGTCTTTTTAGTCGATTACCAGACGTTCCGGTGTATTCGGTCCGTCGTGCGAATCTCTTTCTGTTTGGGCAGGAATGCGTTTTCTGCGGGATAGCCCATTGTGAG is a window encoding:
- a CDS encoding outer membrane beta-barrel protein, with translation MKKILLTTLLTLFAAAAFAQRGSVTATVVNADTGESVAGAVLIVAPVKTPEKQQGFTSAFKGAVSIPSLAYGEYKLTVSFIGYNNLDTTFRVSAPKLSLGQLKLKPGVQIETVVKEAKALRTSQKGDTVSYNAGAFKVVADADVEGLLKKMPGITVTDGTVEAQGETVKKIFVDGKEFFGEDVTTAIKSLPAEAVDRVEVYNKLSDAAEFSGMDDGEGYKALNIVTRPGMRQGQFGKLYAGFGYDADTKTEDKFKYLAGGNANVFSGDSRISLIGLFNNVNQQNFSFEDILGVSGGGGGGRRGGVGQYMMRPQSGVATVNAFGINYSDSWGKRDQVTFQGSYFFNNTNTENRSTVEKWYEAPMRLDTLMTNGYSDTKGYNHRFNARLEWKISENQNLMVRPRFSYQSNDPWSRTTGWQYGAPADGGNGYSRTDNFSDALRHGYNVGTSAVYRAKLGKNGRTITLDGSFSYSDNTNNSNSWSNVLGTQPNRPAIDPETGAWDPTDYLQLRYLRNLAPSSSYSLRGSFTYTEPVAKYAQVSFQYRASYNSQERDKRSYITGDDFSIAGLAPDRSLSNSYESGYLTQSVGPGFRFSKERNTFVANVYYQRSALDGQIVRDDAEKIKHAYNNVTYFMMGQLNINRENSLRLFVSSYTDSPSITDLQSVYDVSDAQNISHGNPNLKPTYSHRVNFHYTNSNVEKGRTFMWMFSMNTTLDYTATHLYQNPDPITIDGKSYSPNFYSTTTNLDGYWQLRTHLSYGLPIGFLKSNFNVMAGVTYTKTPSMLGGNSIDPETGMISGGERNDTKNMGYDFRAVLGSNISENVDFTLSWNGTYNEATNSLNTDKSKNRYFNHSAQGNLKVVFPLGFTFTASAAYTQYIGFTNDYSEDYLLCNVWLGKKVFRNKRGEVMVGVNDLFNQNRAFSRSTGSGYTQNSTNSVIGRYYMVQFTYNLRRFGKKGSRNLKDYGVEPSGGTRRMGPGGPGGPPPGGFRGGPGGF
- a CDS encoding LytR/AlgR family response regulator transcription factor → MKALIIEDETAAARNLAAILRQEEPSMEIVATLESVAESVEWLRANPQPDLLFMDIHLADGDSFRIFDAVEITAPVVFTTAYDQYALEAFKVNSIDYLLKPLNTDDVRRALAKLRRLTSTERSDYGSRVRTMAVRRREDVFLVHVRDRIIPLQREQIAFCYTFNEKVTAYGYDGTAYPLDKTLEALQALLPEAEFFRANRQFIVARRAVKEIAVWFGSRLTLHLTVETPERIIISKARAPEFKEWLRSVHPVE
- a CDS encoding DUF4890 domain-containing protein; this translates as MKKKIFAAAMALCLMAGTSAFAQQQNKPEAPKERPTAEQMAQRKTDRMTEQLKLNEAQAKQVYAINLAQVREMIAQREKMEAARKAEAEKMKSILTTEQFMQWSQMQKSQMRMQGQRGHGPQMHKGGKKNAECKGNCDKPRPEKDRKGKE